The following coding sequences are from one Triticum dicoccoides isolate Atlit2015 ecotype Zavitan chromosome 4A, WEW_v2.0, whole genome shotgun sequence window:
- the LOC119289633 gene encoding 4-hydroxyphenylacetaldehyde oxime monooxygenase-like encodes MATPLTSLLLSLPQQWQPVLLALLSVVSLLLWTRISSKKGLKLPPGPARVPLLGNLHQLGPMPHRTLRDLARVHGPVMQLQLGKAPTVVLSSAEAAWEALKAHDLDCCTRPVSAGTKRLTYDLKNVAFAPYGAYWREVRKLLTVELLSARRVKAAWYARHEQVEKLMSTLRRAEAKPVALDEHILSLSDGIIGTVAFGNIYGSDKFSQNNSFQAALDDVMEMLSSSGSSAEDLLPGVVGRLVDRVTGFIARRERIFTQLDAFFEMVIEHHLDPKRVLPHNGGDLIDVLIDLWKKPRGTFSFTKDHVKAVIFSTFVAGIDTSAATIMWAMSELVRKPRVLKKVQDHIRALVGGNKRVEPEDMPKLSYLRMVVKETLRLHPAAPLLLPRETMRDIKIGGYDVPAKTRIYVNAWAIGRDPISWSNDPDEFNPDRFEVNDIDFKGEHPELMPFGAGRRICPGISMAMATIEFTLANLLFSFEWALPEGTTIDDVNMEEEGRLILHRKEPLVLVPTSYHLDL; translated from the exons ATGGCAACCCCACTCACCTCGCTGCTCCTCTCTCTACCCCAACAATGGCAGCCCGTGCTCTTAGCACTTCTCTCCGTCGTTTCCCTCCTGCTGTGGACCAGGATCTCGTCCAAGAAAGGGCTCAAGCTGCCACCAGGCCCTGCGAGGGTGCCCCTCCTGGGCAACCTGCACCAGCTCGGCCCGATGCCGCATCGGACCCTGCGAGACCTGGCGCGGGTCCACGGGCCGGTGATGCAGCTGCAGCTCGGCAAGGCGCCGACTGTGGTGCTGTCGTCGGCGGAGGCGGCATGGGAGGCGCTCAAGGCTCATGACCTCGACTGCTGCACGCGGCCCGTGTCCGCGGGGACGAAGCGGTTGACCTACGACCTCAAGAACGTGGCGTTCGCGCCCTACGGCGCGTACTGGCGGGAGGTGCGCAAGCTCCTCACCGTCGAGCTCCTCAGCGCGCGCCGCGTCAAGGCGGCGTGGTACGCACGCCATGAGCAG GTGGAGAAACTGATGAGCACACTGAGGCGTGCGGAAGCAAAGCCGGTGGCGCTGGACGAGCACATCTTGAGCCTCTCCGATGGTATCATCGGCACGGTAGCGTTCGGCAACATCTATGGCAGTGATAAGTTCTCCCAAAATAATAGTTTTCAGGCAGCGCTCGACGATGTTATGGAGATGCTATCCAGCTCCGGCTCCTCCGCTGAGGACTTGCTCCCCGGAGTCGTTGGCCGCCTTGTTGACCGCGTAACCGGATTCATAGCCCGCCGTGAGCGAATATTCACACAGTTAGACGCCTTCTTTGAGATGGTCATCGAGCATCACCTGGACCCTAAGCGTGTGCTGCCTCACAATGGCGGCGACCTCATTGACGTCCTCATCGACCTCTGGAAGAAACCACGTGGCACATTTAGCTTCACCAAGGACCACGTCAAGGCCGTAATCTTT TCGACGTTCGTTGCTGGCATTGACACTAGTGCAGCAACGATTATGTGGGCGATGTCGGAGCTGGTCCGGAAGCCGCGCGTGCTCAAGAAGGTGCAGGACCATAttagggccttggtgggaggcaacAAGAGAGTGGAACCAGAAGACATGCCCAAACTCAGCTACCTCAGGATGGTGGTGAAGGAGACCTTGCGGCTGCACCCGGCAGCACCGCTTCTACTGCCAAGGGAGACCATGAGAGACATCAAGATCGGTGGGTATGACGTGCCGGCCAAGACACGGATCTATGTGAATGCATGGGCCATCGGCAGAGACCCGATAAGCTGGTCTAATGACCCAGATGAGTTCAACCCTGATAGGTTTGAAGTAAATGACATAGACTTCAAAGGTGAGCATCCAGAGCTGATGCCGTTTGGCGCAGGGCGGCGGATATGCCCAGGCATCTCCATGGCCATGGCCACCATTGAGTTTACGCTCGCCAATCTGCTCTTCAGTTTTGAGTGGGCGCTCCCAGAGGGGACGACAATAGATGATGTGAacatggaggaagaaggaaggctcATCTTGCACCGAAAGGAGCCACTCGTACTCGTTCCCACCTCATACCACCTCGACCTTTAA